The genomic window ACTCGTTCTTTCCGATTGGTCTTGAGGTTCAACGGAATGGAGCTTTGCCTTTCCATTCGGTCGATAGAATTTTCCATCTGCAAATAATCTAGGAGTTCCTCCATGGCCCTTTGAAGGATAAGGCCATTGGACGGATCGTTTCTCCTTTAGAATGGAATAATCCAATCCGCTAATATCAATATTCGTGCCTTGCGTTAGTCTGCAATGTTCGAGAAAGACATCTTCTTCATCCTTGTAATCGAAAGAAGGAGCAAATCCCATCTTCTTAGCAAAGTCCACGATGATCCAGGTATCCGCTTTAGCTTCTCCCGGGGGGTCGAAAACCTTAGGTAGATACGTTATGCGCCTATCTGAATTCGTCATCGTTCCCTGCTTCTCGGACCATCCGGCAGCGGGGAGCACATAATGCGCAAAAGGAATGGATTCATGTCTTGCGGAGATATCCTGAACAACGACTAACTCGGCGTTCCTAAGTCCGGCTTCGACCGTCCTAGCGTCAGGTAAACTTACAGTGGGGTTTGTGCATACGATCCAAACTGCCTTCATCTTGCCTGTGCTAAGATGTTCGAACATTTCAGTCGCGGAATATCCAGGCTTGTCCCGAACGGATTCCACTCCCCAAAAATCGGCAACCTCTCTTCGATGATTTTCGTCGGCAAGATTCCGATGTGCGGGTAAGAGATTGCAAAGGCCGCCTACTTCTCTACCTCCCATTGCATTCGGTTGACCAGTCAAGGAGAAGGGACCGGAACCAGGTTTACCTATCTTGCCGGTAATTAGATTCAAATTTATTAATGCTAGATTTTTATTTACACCTACAACGCTCTGGTTCAATCCCATCGCCCAAAGAGTAAGAAATCCTTTGGCATTAGAGATCATGCTTGCAGCGGATTCTATTTTATCGATAGGCACTCCACATACATCCGAGTATTCCTGCATCGTATTTAGAAATACGTTTTCTTTCAGCTCTTCAAAACCTTCGGTATGAGCGTCAATAAAAGGAATATCGACGGAGTCTGTCTCTATCAACCTCCTAGCGATCGCATTGAACAAAGCGATATCCGTTCCGGGAATGATCTGAAGATGCAGATCCGCATCTTCACAACTTTCTGTTCTTCTAGGATCGACTACGATCAGCTTTACGTTCCGATCCGAATTCCTTCTGGCCTCAATTCTTCTAAATAGGATAGGATGACACCAAGCCGGATTTGCACCTGCGATTAAAAAGCAATCCGCAAGTTCTATATCTTCATACGAGATAGGAACACTGTCCTCACCCAGAGACATTTTATATCCGACTACCGCAGAACTCATGCATAGTCTTGAATTCGTATCTATATTATTTGTTCCGAGAAAACCTTTGGTAAGTTTATTTACCACGTAATATTCTTCGGTAAGTAGCTGACCCGAAACATAAAAGCCCACCGAGTCCGGACCATGATCTCGGATCAACTGTTGGAAGCGTATGGCAATCTCGTTAAGTGCCTTGTCCCAGTTTGTTCTCTCTAACTGTCCTGTTTTAGAATTTCTTGATAAAGGATAATGAATGCGATCGCTTCGATCCATCACCGTGTGATGCAGATTCATTCCCTTGGAACAAAGCATCCCTTTATTTGCAGGATGGTTCGGATCACCTTCTACCTTAAAAGAGTTCGGGCTCTCCTTATGGATCAATATGCCACAGCCGACCCCACAATAAGAACAGGTGGTAGCAAAACTGTTTGTTAGATCCACCTAGAAAGGTTAGCAATTAACGTACCAGTAAGTTCGATTTTACCGGATCTTCTTAAAACCGGGAGTATGGATCCTAAAACGAGTACAGTGCCTAGCTAATAAAATAGTAAAATGATTAATATCATGTTCATTTTCTATACTGTACGTCAAAAATCTGCCCAATTTCTAGGAAAATTATCCCCTTTTTTAGAACAAACAGTATTAAACAGCCTCAAAATATAAGTAGAATCCGTTCCGCCCGATCCTGTTTTGAACCCAAAGGAAAGAGTGAACTACTCGTTTTAGTAATATTGTAACTGCTCTGGCACGTATTTTGCTAATTCAATGAGGAGAGCAATTATCGAGCTCCGTTGGAGACTTATTTAAATGAAAAAATTCAGAGAGTTCCTTGCGGTTGGGCATTTTCCATCCCTTCTCAGTTCCTTTCTATATTTCGATTTCAGTTTTATGGTTTGGATGCTTCTTGCTGCATTGAGTGTCTTTATCACAGAAGAATTCAAATTAGGGCCCGCGCAAAAAGGAATGTTGGTTTCCATTCCTTTATTAGGAGGGACCCTACTCCGGATCCCTCTAGGATTACTCTCCGATAGATTCGGATCCAAGATTGTCGGCTTATGCGGAATGGGCGTGACCATGATCACCTTGGTTCTCGGTTGGCAATTTGCAAACACACTGCCCTTGGTTTTTTTGATCGGCCTTCTTTTAGGAACGGCAGGTGCAAGTTTCGCAGTCGCCCTTCCTCTTGCAAGTAGATGGTACCCAAAAGAATATCAAGGTTTAGTAATGGGAATTGCGGGAGCAGGAAATAGCGGCTCCGTATTGGCAACACTCTTTGCTCCAGACCTTGCTAGATCTTTCGGCTGGCATTTCGTATTTGCGCTGGCTTTGATCCCGATGAGCTTTGCCTTTGTCTTCTTTCTTACATTCGCAAAGGATTGCCCAGGAACTGCATCAAAAAAACCTTTATTACAATATCTTGCACCGATCCAGTCTAGGGATGCTCTTCTTTTCTGTCTTCTCTACAGCGTAACATTTGGAGGATTCGTAGGTCTGACCAGTTTCCTTCCTATCTTCTTTCACGATCAATACTATGTAGATAAGGTAACGACCGGATTGTATACTTCTTATTGTATCTTCGGGGCAAGCTTAGTGCGACCAGTCGGAGGTTATTTGGCCGACCGATTCGGAGGGGTTCCGATCCTTCTTATGGTATTCGCGGGAGTCGCTACTTGCTTGATAGGGATCTCTTGGCTCCCATCGATAGCATTCATTCTACCGATCTTTATAGTCCTCATGGTTTTCTTAGGAATAGGAAACGGTTCCGTCTTTCAATTGGTGCCGATGAGGTTCCGTAAAGAGATCGGTATCATTACAGGATTCATCGGAGCCTTCGGTGGTCTTGGCGGATTCCTTGTCCCAAATCTTTTGGGAGGTATGAAGGCAGTCTCCGGAAGCTTCTCCTTCGGGTTC from Leptospira langatensis includes these protein-coding regions:
- a CDS encoding nitrate/nitrite transporter, producing the protein MKKFREFLAVGHFPSLLSSFLYFDFSFMVWMLLAALSVFITEEFKLGPAQKGMLVSIPLLGGTLLRIPLGLLSDRFGSKIVGLCGMGVTMITLVLGWQFANTLPLVFLIGLLLGTAGASFAVALPLASRWYPKEYQGLVMGIAGAGNSGSVLATLFAPDLARSFGWHFVFALALIPMSFAFVFFLTFAKDCPGTASKKPLLQYLAPIQSRDALLFCLLYSVTFGGFVGLTSFLPIFFHDQYYVDKVTTGLYTSYCIFGASLVRPVGGYLADRFGGVPILLMVFAGVATCLIGISWLPSIAFILPIFIVLMVFLGIGNGSVFQLVPMRFRKEIGIITGFIGAFGGLGGFLVPNLLGGMKAVSGSFSFGFVVLAIVVTIAALLLFIMNTFVWEKAETSGALELESA